The sequence below is a genomic window from Candidatus Hydrogenedentota bacterium.
TTATACAAAGCGACCGGTATCCAATTCCTGCCTTTCAATTCCGTGTATCAGCTGCTCAGCTATAAAAAGGCGCAGTCTCCCGTCTTAGACATTGCGTCGTCGCTGCTCTTGATGGGCGATCTTTTCGGCTATTTATTGTCGGGCGTTCAGGCTTGCGAATATACGAATGCTTCCACAACGCAGATGCTCAATCCCTATACGCGACAGTGGGATCATGGGCTCTTAGAAAAACTGGGCTTGCCCGCAGGCTTGCTTTTAGACCCCGTTGCGCCGGGCACCATCCTCGGTCCCGTACGCGAAGAGATTTGTGCGCAGACGGGATTGCGTGCGGGTGTTCCGGTCATTGCCCCGGGAACTCACGATACGGCTTCTGCCGTGGCGGCAGTGCCCGTTTCCGCCGACGAGGGCGCTTGGGCGTATCTCTCCAGCGGCACGTGGTCTTTGTTGGGCGCAGAGTTGGATGAACCTCATATTAGCGAGGCGAGTTTGGAACAAGATTTCACCAACGAAGGCGGTGTAGGCGGCAAGATTCGCTTCCTGAAAAATATTTTCGGCTTGTGGCTGGTTCAGGAGTGCCGCCGCGCGTGGGAACGGGAAGATGGTGATACCGTTGATTATGGAGTCATGACGGCGGAAGCAGAAAAAGAAGTACCCTTCCGTTCTCTCATCAATTTAGATGACGAACGGCTTATTGCGCCTGATGACATGCCCGCTTTGATCCAAAGTATGTGTCGGGAAGGCGGTTATCCTGTGCCCGAGACGCGGGGCGCTATTATCCGCTGTGCTTTGGAGAGTCTCGCCCTGAAATACCGCATGACCCTTCGTAATCTGGACCGCCTCTTGGATAGAAAAACAACTTGCCTTCATATTATCGGCGGCGGTGTCCAGAACCGGCTGTTGTGTCAAATGACCGCGGACGCCTGCGGCATTCCCGTCGTTGCCGGGCCTATTGAAGCCACAGCTTTAGGTAATCTTGGTGTGCAAGCCATGGCGGTGGGCGCTTTGAGC
It includes:
- a CDS encoding rhamnulokinase, whose protein sequence is MDKSYRFLAFDLGAESGRAVYGVLEEGRMNLEVVHRFRTEGLMMLGVRQWDVARIYEELCEGLAQCVRLHGPDLDGIGVDTWGVDFGLLDKTGMVLANPRHYRDKANEGMQDEAFRLVPRADLYKATGIQFLPFNSVYQLLSYKKAQSPVLDIASSLLLMGDLFGYLLSGVQACEYTNASTTQMLNPYTRQWDHGLLEKLGLPAGLLLDPVAPGTILGPVREEICAQTGLRAGVPVIAPGTHDTASAVAAVPVSADEGAWAYLSSGTWSLLGAELDEPHISEASLEQDFTNEGGVGGKIRFLKNIFGLWLVQECRRAWEREDGDTVDYGVMTAEAEKEVPFRSLINLDDERLIAPDDMPALIQSMCREGGYPVPETRGAIIRCALESLALKYRMTLRNLDRLLDRKTTCLHIIGGGVQNRLLCQMTADACGIPVVAGPIEATALGNLGVQAMAVGALSGLEALRAVVGRSVELERYDPRHTEAWDRLDC